One Actinosynnema pretiosum DNA segment encodes these proteins:
- a CDS encoding TIGR03084 family metal-binding protein: protein MSGTVDPVLGAVLRDLAAEGRELEALVAEADWGAPTPAPGWTIGHQVRHLHWTDRAVLLALLDPDQFRAMAAAVASDLTGAVERGACTPVTLEGWRDGRRRLSSALAGARGRVPWFGPPMSPTTMATARVMETWAHGQDVADALGVVRAPTARLRHVAHIGVRAFGFAFTANGLPAPPVSPRVELVAPDGGLWTWGDEGADDRITGRALDFCLLVTRRRHPADLAVRATGTAASAWLPIAQAFAGPPGAGRAPGGSGVISGETGSRWSRERGARNGRSPQDWGDRDSGAHNGLPVPPGGADRPGGAAPPGDTDRPGGTDRPGGTALSGGTDRLGRTAPPGGTDRPGGAAPPGGTDRPGGAAPPGGADRPGGDAGGHQGFSRPSADHPGAGRPSAGPQGASHPGADHPGADHPGAARPSVGPHSADQPGNRPSAGQPSAGQPSADHPRADHPTPGGGRR, encoded by the coding sequence ATGAGCGGGACCGTCGATCCGGTGCTGGGCGCCGTGCTGCGGGACCTCGCGGCCGAGGGGCGTGAGCTGGAGGCCCTGGTCGCGGAGGCCGACTGGGGCGCGCCGACGCCCGCGCCGGGGTGGACGATCGGGCACCAGGTGCGGCACCTGCACTGGACCGACCGGGCCGTGCTGCTCGCGCTGCTCGACCCCGACCAGTTCCGCGCGATGGCCGCCGCGGTCGCCTCCGACCTGACCGGGGCGGTGGAGCGCGGGGCGTGCACGCCGGTCACGCTGGAGGGCTGGCGGGACGGGCGCAGGCGGTTGTCCTCCGCGCTCGCCGGGGCTCGGGGGCGGGTGCCGTGGTTCGGGCCGCCGATGAGCCCCACGACCATGGCCACCGCGCGGGTCATGGAGACCTGGGCGCACGGGCAGGACGTCGCCGACGCGCTCGGGGTGGTGCGCGCGCCCACCGCGCGGCTGCGGCACGTCGCGCACATCGGGGTCCGCGCGTTCGGGTTCGCCTTCACCGCCAACGGACTGCCTGCGCCGCCGGTGTCGCCGAGGGTGGAGCTGGTCGCGCCGGACGGCGGGCTGTGGACGTGGGGGGACGAGGGCGCCGACGACCGGATCACCGGGCGGGCGCTGGACTTCTGCCTGCTGGTCACCCGGCGCAGGCACCCGGCGGACCTCGCCGTGCGGGCCACCGGGACCGCCGCGTCGGCCTGGCTGCCGATCGCCCAGGCCTTCGCCGGACCGCCGGGCGCGGGCCGCGCGCCCGGCGGCAGCGGCGTGATCAGCGGCGAGACCGGCAGCAGGTGGAGCCGGGAGCGCGGCGCGCGGAACGGCCGCAGCCCGCAGGACTGGGGCGACCGGGATTCCGGCGCCCACAACGGCTTACCGGTGCCGCCCGGTGGCGCTGACCGACCGGGCGGTGCTGCCCCACCCGGTGACACCGACCGACCCGGCGGCACCGACCGACCGGGTGGCACTGCCCTATCCGGTGGCACTGACCGACTCGGCCGCACTGCCCCACCTGGCGGCACTGACCGACCCGGCGGCGCTGCCCCACCTGGCGGCACTGACCGACCCGGCGGCGCTGCCCCACCCGGCGGTGCCGACCGACCCGGCGGCGATGCGGGCGGCCACCAAGGCTTCAGCCGTCCGAGCGCCGACCACCCTGGCGCAGGCCGCCCAAGCGCTGGTCCGCAAGGCGCCAGCCACCCTGGCGCCGACCACCCTGGCGCCGACCACCCTGGCGCCGCCCGCCCGAGCGTCGGCCCGCACAGCGCCGACCAACCGGGCAACCGCCCGAGCGCCGGTCAGCCGAGCGCCGGTCAGCCGAGCGCCGACCACCCGCGCGCCGACCACCCCACCCCCGGCGGTGGTCGCCGGTGA
- a CDS encoding TetR/AcrR family transcriptional regulator — protein MATETRRRQVDRSADTRRRLLAATVECLVEHGWAGTTTTVVAERAGVSRGGQLHHFRTRGELVAAAVEHLGAESVAHLRRLAERVEGGPAAVVELIAEFYASDRFAAALELWVAARTDPALRVAVVPLEAALGRETHRLAVELLGADEAKPGVREAVQITLDLARGLALANQLTDDGKRRRRIARHWAGMLEAVL, from the coding sequence GTGGCCACCGAGACCAGGCGCCGCCAGGTCGACCGCAGCGCGGACACCCGGCGGAGGTTGTTGGCGGCCACGGTCGAGTGCCTCGTCGAGCACGGCTGGGCGGGGACGACGACGACCGTGGTCGCGGAGCGGGCGGGCGTGTCCAGGGGCGGGCAGCTGCACCACTTCCGCACGCGCGGCGAGCTCGTCGCCGCCGCCGTGGAGCACCTGGGCGCGGAGAGCGTGGCCCACCTGAGGCGGCTGGCCGAGCGGGTCGAGGGCGGGCCCGCGGCCGTGGTGGAGCTGATCGCCGAGTTCTACGCCAGCGACCGGTTCGCGGCGGCGCTGGAGCTGTGGGTGGCGGCCCGCACCGATCCGGCCCTGCGGGTCGCGGTGGTGCCCCTGGAGGCGGCGCTCGGGCGCGAGACGCACCGGCTGGCGGTGGAGCTGCTGGGGGCGGACGAGGCGAAGCCGGGGGTGCGCGAGGCGGTGCAGATCACCCTGGACCTGGCGCGCGGGCTCGCGCTGGCGAACCAGCTGACCGACGACGGCAAGCGGCGCAGGCGCATCGCGCGGCACTGGGCGGGGATGCTGGAGGCGGTGCTGTGA
- the hisS gene encoding histidine--tRNA ligase: MTTPFAAPKGVPDYFPPNSAAFTAVRSALLGATARAGYGYIELPVFEDTALFARGVGESTDVVSKEMYTFTDRGGRSITLRPEGTAGVMRAVIEHGLDRGQLPVKLAYAAQFFRAEQPQAGRYRQFHQVGVEAIGVDDPALDAEVIAIADEGFRALGLTGYRLELTSLGDATCRPQYREKLQAFLAKLPLDEDTRRRAEINPLRVLDDKRPEVRELVAEAPLMLDNLSPETLEHYERVKAHLGDLGVKYVENPRMVRGLDYYTKTTFEFVHDGLGAQSGIGGGGRYDGLMAQLGGQELSGVGFGLGVDRALLACQVEGLAVGDATRCDVYGVPLGDAARSRLVGVGAPLRAAGVRYDMAYGGKGLKGAMKGADRSGARFALVLGERDIQAGVAQLKELATGEQREVPLDDVVTEVRRALGR, from the coding sequence GTGACCACCCCGTTCGCCGCCCCGAAGGGCGTTCCCGACTACTTCCCGCCGAACTCCGCGGCGTTCACCGCCGTCCGCTCGGCGCTGCTCGGCGCCACCGCGCGCGCCGGGTACGGCTACATCGAGCTGCCCGTCTTCGAGGACACCGCGCTGTTCGCGCGCGGCGTCGGCGAGTCCACCGACGTGGTCAGCAAGGAGATGTACACCTTCACCGACCGCGGCGGTCGCTCGATCACGCTGCGGCCCGAGGGCACCGCGGGCGTCATGCGCGCGGTCATCGAGCACGGCCTCGACCGGGGCCAGCTGCCGGTGAAGCTCGCGTACGCGGCCCAGTTCTTCCGCGCCGAGCAGCCGCAGGCCGGGCGGTACCGGCAGTTCCACCAGGTCGGCGTCGAGGCGATCGGCGTGGACGACCCGGCGCTGGACGCCGAGGTGATCGCGATCGCCGACGAGGGGTTCCGGGCGCTCGGGCTGACCGGGTACCGGCTGGAGCTGACCTCGCTGGGCGACGCCACGTGCAGGCCGCAGTACCGGGAGAAGCTCCAGGCTTTCCTGGCGAAGCTGCCGCTGGACGAGGACACCCGGCGGCGCGCCGAGATCAACCCGCTGCGGGTGCTCGACGACAAGCGGCCCGAGGTGCGCGAGCTGGTCGCCGAGGCGCCGCTCATGCTGGACAACCTCTCGCCGGAGACGCTGGAGCACTACGAGCGGGTCAAGGCGCACCTGGGCGACCTCGGCGTGAAGTACGTGGAGAACCCGCGGATGGTGCGCGGGCTGGACTACTACACGAAGACCACGTTCGAGTTCGTGCACGACGGGCTGGGCGCGCAGTCCGGCATCGGCGGCGGTGGGCGCTACGACGGGCTCATGGCGCAGCTGGGCGGGCAGGAGCTGTCCGGCGTCGGGTTCGGGCTCGGCGTCGACCGGGCGCTGCTGGCCTGCCAGGTCGAGGGGCTGGCGGTCGGCGACGCGACCCGGTGCGACGTGTACGGGGTCCCGCTGGGGGACGCGGCGCGGTCGCGGCTGGTCGGCGTCGGCGCCCCGCTGCGGGCGGCCGGGGTGCGGTACGACATGGCGTACGGCGGCAAGGGCCTGAAGGGCGCGATGAAGGGCGCCGACCGGTCGGGGGCGCGGTTCGCGCTCGTGCTCGGGGAGCGGGACATCCAGGCCGGGGTGGCGCAGCTCAAGGAGCTGGCGACCGGTGAGCAGCGGGAAGTGCCGCTGGACGACGTGGTGACCGAGGTGCGGAGGGCGCTGGGCCGGTGA
- a CDS encoding DUF1304 domain-containing protein, translating into MNTVADVLIALVALIHVYIVVLEMALWRKPRGRAVFGTTEEYAEQTAVLAANQGLYNGFLVAALVVALVADGDVGYAFSVFSTACVVVAGVYGGFTVSRRILFVQAGPALAALVAVLVAG; encoded by the coding sequence GTGAACACCGTGGCTGACGTCCTGATCGCGCTGGTCGCGCTGATCCACGTCTACATCGTCGTGCTGGAGATGGCCCTCTGGAGGAAGCCGAGGGGCCGCGCGGTCTTCGGCACCACCGAGGAGTACGCGGAGCAGACCGCCGTCCTCGCCGCGAACCAGGGGCTGTACAACGGTTTCCTGGTCGCCGCGCTGGTGGTGGCGCTGGTCGCGGACGGGGACGTCGGCTACGCGTTCTCGGTGTTCTCCACGGCGTGCGTGGTGGTGGCGGGGGTGTACGGCGGGTTCACCGTCAGTCGTCGAATCCTCTTCGTGCAGGCCGGACCCGCCTTGGCAGCGCTGGTGGCGGTGCTGGTCGCGGGCTGA
- a CDS encoding ATP-binding protein yields the protein MIGRLLVANRGEIARRVIRACREAGVSPVAVHADPDAGEPHVREADASVRLPGEHPADTYLRADLLVAAALASGADAVHPGYGFLSENAAFARAVLDAGLTWVGPDPEVIAAMGDKVKAKQVMRQAGVPVLPDLDPATVDRFPLLVKASAGGGGRGMRVVREAAELAGQVDAARREAASAFGDGTVFCEPLLEGARHVEVQVLADRRGAVWALGERECSIQRRHQKLVEETPSPAVGPELRERLCAAAVRAARAIGYTGAGTVEFLLDDSGAFHFLEVNTRLQVEHPVTELTWGVDLVAWQLAIAEGAGLPDAPPAPSGHAIEARLCAEDPERGWRPAHGVVRRFHVPGDVRVDSGVEAGSAVGVRYDPLLAKVIAHGPTRAAAVRKLAAALERAELHGVATNRDLLVAVLRHPAFGRGDTHTGFLEQHRADLLGTRPVDVRHAALAAALARSAHRARALPAGWRNLPSQPVRVAFEHRGERVEVDYLRTRDGIATSLDVEVVAVGPDVVRLRRGGVETAWPVTHYPPPDPSGEPGPGDRVEVGPVTLTPLPRHPAPERRAPRGTTTAPMPGVVVRVEVAEGATVAEGELLLVLEAMKVEHRVRAELAGVVTAVPVAQGRSVAEGDVLVVLDPAGPAGTADPADPATPADPEEQP from the coding sequence ATGATCGGCAGACTGCTGGTGGCCAACCGGGGTGAGATCGCCCGCAGGGTGATCCGGGCCTGCCGCGAGGCGGGCGTCTCCCCGGTGGCCGTGCACGCGGACCCGGACGCCGGTGAGCCGCACGTGCGCGAGGCCGACGCCTCGGTGCGGCTGCCCGGCGAGCACCCCGCCGACACCTACCTGCGCGCCGACCTGCTCGTCGCGGCGGCGCTGGCCAGCGGGGCGGACGCGGTGCACCCCGGTTACGGGTTCCTGTCCGAGAACGCCGCCTTCGCGCGCGCCGTGCTGGACGCCGGGCTGACCTGGGTCGGGCCCGACCCCGAGGTGATCGCCGCGATGGGCGACAAGGTCAAGGCCAAGCAGGTGATGCGCCAGGCGGGCGTTCCGGTGCTGCCCGACCTGGACCCGGCCACCGTCGACCGCTTCCCGCTGCTGGTCAAGGCGTCGGCGGGCGGCGGCGGGCGCGGGATGCGGGTGGTGCGCGAGGCCGCCGAGCTGGCCGGGCAGGTCGACGCCGCCCGGCGCGAGGCCGCGTCCGCGTTCGGCGACGGGACGGTGTTCTGCGAGCCGCTGCTGGAGGGCGCGCGGCACGTGGAGGTGCAGGTCCTCGCCGACCGGCGCGGCGCGGTGTGGGCGCTGGGGGAGCGGGAGTGCTCGATCCAGCGCCGCCACCAGAAGCTCGTGGAGGAGACGCCCAGCCCGGCGGTCGGGCCGGAACTGCGGGAGCGGCTGTGCGCGGCGGCGGTCAGGGCCGCCCGCGCCATCGGCTACACCGGCGCGGGCACCGTCGAGTTCCTGCTCGACGACTCGGGCGCGTTCCACTTCCTGGAGGTCAACACCCGGTTGCAGGTCGAGCACCCGGTGACCGAGCTGACCTGGGGCGTCGACCTGGTGGCCTGGCAGCTCGCCATCGCCGAGGGCGCCGGGCTGCCCGACGCGCCGCCCGCGCCGTCCGGGCACGCGATCGAGGCCAGGCTGTGCGCGGAGGACCCGGAGCGCGGCTGGCGGCCCGCGCACGGGGTGGTGCGCCGGTTCCACGTGCCCGGCGACGTGCGGGTCGACAGCGGCGTGGAGGCGGGCAGCGCGGTGGGCGTGCGCTACGACCCGCTGCTCGCCAAGGTGATCGCGCACGGGCCCACCCGCGCCGCCGCCGTGCGCAAGCTCGCCGCCGCGCTGGAGCGGGCCGAGCTGCACGGCGTCGCCACCAACCGCGACCTGCTCGTGGCGGTGCTGCGGCACCCGGCGTTCGGCCGGGGCGACACGCACACCGGGTTCCTGGAGCAGCACCGCGCCGACCTGCTCGGGACGCGGCCGGTGGACGTGCGGCACGCCGCGCTGGCCGCCGCGCTCGCCCGGTCCGCCCACCGCGCCCGCGCGCTGCCCGCCGGGTGGCGCAACCTGCCGTCCCAGCCGGTCCGGGTCGCCTTCGAGCACCGGGGCGAGCGGGTCGAGGTCGACTACCTGCGCACCCGCGACGGGATCGCCACGAGCCTGGACGTGGAGGTCGTCGCGGTCGGGCCGGACGTGGTGCGGCTGCGGCGCGGCGGCGTCGAGACGGCCTGGCCGGTCACCCACTACCCGCCGCCCGACCCGTCCGGCGAGCCCGGTCCCGGCGACCGGGTGGAGGTCGGCCCGGTCACGCTCACCCCGCTGCCCCGGCACCCCGCCCCTGAGCGCCGCGCGCCGAGGGGGACCACCACCGCGCCCATGCCCGGCGTGGTCGTGCGCGTCGAGGTGGCGGAGGGCGCGACCGTCGCCGAGGGCGAGCTGCTGCTGGTGCTGGAGGCCATGAAGGTCGAGCACCGGGTGCGCGCCGAGCTGGCGGGCGTGGTCACCGCCGTGCCCGTCGCGCAGGGGCGGTCGGTCGCCGAGGGCGACGTGCTCGTGGTGCTCGACCCCGCCGGACCAGCCGGAACCGCCGACCCGGCAGACCCCGCCACTCCCGCCGACCCCGAGGAGCAGCCGTGA
- a CDS encoding acyl-CoA carboxylase subunit beta, with translation MTTLTTAVDPDSAEHRANREAMLARLADLATEHAAVLAGGGPKYVDRHRKRGKLLARERIELLLDLDAPFLELSPLAAWGTEHPLGAGLVTGVGVVSGVECVITANDATVRGGSTNPWSLRKSLRANDIAAQNRLPLIGLVESGGADLTSQSEIFIPGGRAFRDLTRLSAAGIPTISTVFGNATAGGAYVPGLSDHTVLVRDRAKVFLGGPPLVRMATGEVADDESLGGADMHGSTSGLADHVARDEVDALRLTRRVVARLNWRKLGRAPGPVDEPLHDPEDLLGLVPTDLRVPFDPREVIARLVDGSRFDEFKPDYGTSLVTGWADLHGYPVGVLANARGVLFSQEAQKAAQFIQLANTSATPLLFLQNTTGYMVGASYEQGGIVKHGSMMINAVANSRVPHLTVVMGASYGAGNYGMCGRAYDPRFLFSWPSAKSAVMGPAQLAGVLSIVARQAAAARGVPYDEDGDAAMRRAVEEQVEAQSLAPFLSGRLYDDGVIDPRDTRTVLGLCLSAAHSGEVVGADRFGVFRM, from the coding sequence GTGACCACCCTGACCACCGCCGTCGACCCGGACTCCGCCGAGCACCGCGCCAACCGCGAGGCGATGCTCGCCCGCCTCGCCGACCTCGCCACCGAGCACGCCGCGGTCCTCGCGGGCGGCGGACCCAAGTACGTCGACCGGCACCGGAAGCGCGGCAAGCTCCTGGCCCGCGAGCGGATCGAGCTGCTGCTCGACCTGGACGCCCCGTTCCTCGAGCTGTCCCCGCTCGCCGCCTGGGGCACCGAGCACCCGCTGGGCGCGGGCCTGGTCACCGGCGTCGGCGTGGTCTCCGGCGTCGAGTGCGTCATCACCGCCAACGACGCCACCGTGCGCGGCGGCTCCACCAACCCGTGGTCGCTGCGCAAGTCGTTGCGCGCCAACGACATCGCCGCCCAGAACCGGTTGCCGCTGATCGGCCTGGTCGAGTCCGGCGGGGCGGACCTGACCAGCCAGAGCGAGATCTTCATCCCCGGCGGCCGGGCCTTCCGCGACCTCACCCGGCTCTCCGCCGCCGGGATCCCCACCATCAGCACCGTCTTCGGCAACGCCACGGCGGGCGGCGCGTACGTGCCGGGCCTGTCCGACCACACCGTCCTGGTCCGCGACCGCGCCAAGGTCTTCCTCGGCGGCCCGCCGCTGGTGAGGATGGCCACCGGCGAGGTCGCCGACGACGAGTCGCTCGGCGGAGCCGACATGCACGGCTCCACCTCGGGCCTGGCCGACCACGTGGCCCGCGACGAGGTCGACGCCCTGCGCCTGACCCGCCGCGTCGTCGCCCGCCTGAACTGGCGCAAGCTCGGCCGCGCGCCCGGCCCGGTCGACGAGCCGCTGCACGACCCCGAGGACCTGCTCGGCCTGGTCCCCACCGACCTGCGCGTCCCGTTCGACCCGCGCGAGGTGATCGCGCGCCTGGTCGACGGCTCCCGCTTCGACGAGTTCAAGCCCGACTACGGCACGAGCCTGGTCACCGGCTGGGCCGACCTGCACGGCTACCCGGTCGGCGTGCTGGCCAACGCGCGCGGCGTGCTGTTCAGCCAGGAGGCGCAGAAGGCCGCCCAGTTCATCCAGCTCGCCAACACCTCGGCCACCCCGCTGCTGTTCCTGCAGAACACCACCGGCTACATGGTCGGCGCGAGCTACGAGCAGGGCGGCATCGTCAAGCACGGCTCCATGATGATCAACGCGGTGGCGAACAGCCGGGTGCCGCACCTGACCGTCGTCATGGGCGCCTCCTACGGCGCGGGCAACTACGGCATGTGCGGGCGCGCCTACGACCCGAGGTTCCTGTTCTCCTGGCCCAGCGCCAAGTCCGCCGTCATGGGACCGGCGCAGCTCGCCGGGGTGCTGTCGATCGTGGCGCGGCAGGCCGCGGCGGCCAGGGGCGTGCCCTACGACGAGGACGGCGACGCGGCGATGCGGCGCGCGGTCGAGGAGCAGGTGGAGGCGCAGTCGCTCGCGCCGTTCCTGTCCGGGCGGCTCTACGACGACGGCGTGATCGACCCGCGCGACACCCGCACCGTCCTCGGCCTGTGCCTGTCCGCCGCGCACAGCGGCGAGGTCGTCGGCGCGGACCGGTTCGGCGTCTTCCGGATGTGA
- a CDS encoding Hint domain-containing protein: MGGRVGAHCLAADTPALLADGSTRPIGALRPGDRVFGTRDGRYSPTVVVARSTAARPAYRVSLAGGTQVVSGAGNRLRTDLGWRALTPGGERLHLTRGTRVQGTGRFAAPPERNRDYRLGYLWGAVRGGPPVAPEVLARVREFAGGGEPRERDLVEWPTQLGDDWAKGFLAGVFDVRGAAVGGQVVLSSPDSAVFEAVVVALLRLRVPHSVEVRGVRVTGAPAERLRFLHLVGPVLARPAVLEGVQVGGAPALGVVSVESLGIEVEMGAVTTESGDLVVNGLIACADGR, translated from the coding sequence GTGGGCGGGCGCGTGGGCGCGCACTGCCTGGCCGCTGACACGCCCGCGCTCCTGGCGGACGGGAGCACCCGGCCGATCGGCGCGCTGCGCCCCGGTGACCGGGTGTTCGGGACGCGGGACGGGCGTTACTCGCCGACAGTCGTGGTCGCGCGCTCGACCGCGGCGCGACCCGCCTACCGGGTGTCACTCGCCGGTGGGACACAGGTCGTGTCGGGCGCGGGGAACCGGTTGCGCACCGACCTCGGCTGGCGGGCGCTGACACCCGGCGGCGAGCGGCTCCACCTCACGCGCGGGACGCGGGTGCAGGGCACCGGGCGCTTCGCCGCCCCGCCCGAGCGGAACCGGGACTACCGGCTCGGCTACCTGTGGGGCGCGGTGCGCGGCGGGCCGCCGGTGGCGCCCGAGGTGCTGGCGCGGGTGCGCGAGTTCGCCGGTGGCGGGGAGCCGCGCGAGCGGGACCTCGTGGAGTGGCCGACGCAGCTCGGGGACGACTGGGCCAAGGGGTTCCTGGCCGGGGTGTTCGACGTGCGCGGGGCGGCGGTGGGCGGGCAGGTCGTGCTGTCCAGCCCGGACAGCGCCGTGTTCGAGGCGGTCGTGGTCGCGCTGCTGCGGCTGCGGGTGCCGCACTCGGTCGAGGTCCGGGGCGTCCGGGTGACCGGGGCGCCCGCCGAGCGGCTGCGGTTCCTGCACCTGGTCGGGCCGGTGCTGGCGCGGCCCGCCGTGCTGGAGGGCGTGCAGGTCGGCGGGGCGCCCGCGCTCGGGGTCGTGTCGGTCGAGTCGCTGGGGATCGAGGTGGAGATGGGGGCGGTGACCACGGAGAGCGGCGATCTGGTGGTCAACGGGCTCATCGCTTGCGCGGACGGGCGGTGA
- a CDS encoding spermidine synthase: protein MGRARRTDDTITREVDSGIAELVPDPYYDNGWTLLLNGTPQSHVDLDDPANLVFEYVRRIAHLADLLADEGEPLRAVHLGGGAMSLPRYIAATRPGSSQQVVEIDEALVDLVRGVLPLRRDWRVRVRRGDARAVLAKAPEDTFDLIVTDAFAGARTPAHLTSREYVELAARALNARGVYSSNIGDGGDRAFARGQIATIRSVFRNVCVIAEPAVFKGRRFGNFVIAASNQDLPLAELIRRTAGDPFPGQVEHGESLTRFTGGARPVTDETATRSPEPPQGTWGIAED, encoded by the coding sequence GTGGGCAGAGCGCGCAGGACCGACGACACCATCACCAGGGAGGTCGACTCGGGCATCGCCGAACTCGTCCCCGACCCCTACTACGACAACGGGTGGACGCTGCTCCTCAACGGCACCCCGCAGTCGCACGTGGACCTGGACGACCCGGCGAACCTGGTGTTCGAGTACGTGCGCCGGATCGCCCACCTGGCGGACCTGCTGGCCGACGAGGGCGAGCCGCTGCGCGCGGTCCACCTGGGCGGCGGCGCGATGAGCCTGCCGAGGTACATCGCCGCGACCAGGCCGGGGTCGTCGCAGCAGGTCGTGGAGATCGACGAGGCGCTCGTGGACCTGGTGCGCGGAGTCCTGCCGCTGCGCCGGGACTGGCGGGTGCGGGTGCGGCGGGGCGACGCGCGCGCGGTGCTGGCGAAGGCCCCGGAGGACACCTTCGACCTGATCGTGACCGACGCCTTCGCGGGCGCCCGCACCCCCGCGCACCTGACCTCGCGCGAGTACGTGGAGCTGGCCGCGCGGGCGCTGAACGCGCGGGGCGTGTACAGCTCGAACATCGGCGACGGCGGCGACCGGGCGTTCGCGCGGGGCCAGATCGCGACGATCAGGTCGGTGTTCCGCAACGTCTGCGTGATCGCCGAGCCCGCGGTGTTCAAGGGCAGGCGCTTCGGCAACTTCGTGATCGCCGCGTCGAACCAGGACCTCCCCCTGGCCGAGCTGATCCGCAGGACGGCGGGCGACCCGTTCCCCGGCCAGGTGGAGCACGGCGAGTCCCTGACCCGCTTCACCGGCGGCGCGAGGCCGGTGACGGACGAGACGGCGACCCGGTCACCGGAACCGCCGCAGGGGACGTGGGGGATCGCGGAGGACTGA
- a CDS encoding YibE/F family protein produces MRATDHLPAHGHGHGHTPTGPASAPVRRLLLVLLLPLVLATVVGALVLYPFGQEIKTGSEVGINHTPVRGEATKVEKGPCAVGLPEGAPAPQDEGCFLVTVRMTDGAAADRDVTIPVPDQPTSPTVSVGDEVVLSYSGTEPTSPLSYQLVDFQRGLPLSLLALLFVGAVLVLGRWHGLRALGALGLSFVVLVLFVLPAILAGEDPLWVAVVGAGLIMFVALYVSHGVSARTSTAVLGTLVSLALIGALGALFGAGARLTGLDEQTANLVTILGHGIDTRGLLLAATIIGALGVLDDVTVTQTSAVWELRAANPSMGFRQLYAAGARIGRDHLSSVVNTLVMAYAGAALPLMLSFALSGQDLGTILTAQDVAQEVVQTLVGSVGLVAAVPVTTALAAFVAAREEVVAGDGGETGEKPAPANDDADENADENADDEPVAAERAPEPTPPPARSRIAGDLRYGYDPSKEWERVSPRPAPPPALPRRVRPARRGFDD; encoded by the coding sequence GTGCGCGCAACGGACCACCTCCCCGCCCACGGCCACGGCCACGGCCACACCCCCACGGGCCCGGCCTCCGCGCCGGTCCGCAGGCTCCTGCTGGTCCTGCTGCTGCCACTGGTGCTCGCCACGGTCGTGGGCGCGCTGGTGCTCTACCCGTTCGGGCAGGAGATCAAAACCGGTTCCGAGGTCGGGATCAACCACACCCCGGTGCGGGGCGAGGCCACGAAGGTGGAGAAGGGCCCCTGCGCGGTCGGCCTGCCCGAGGGCGCGCCCGCCCCGCAGGACGAGGGCTGCTTCCTCGTCACCGTCAGGATGACCGACGGCGCGGCGGCCGACCGGGACGTCACCATCCCGGTCCCCGACCAGCCGACGTCCCCGACCGTGTCGGTCGGCGACGAGGTGGTGCTGTCCTACTCGGGCACCGAGCCCACCAGCCCGCTGTCCTACCAGCTGGTCGACTTCCAGCGCGGCCTCCCCCTGTCGCTGCTCGCCCTGCTGTTCGTCGGCGCGGTCCTGGTGCTCGGCCGCTGGCACGGGCTGCGCGCGCTCGGCGCGCTGGGGCTGAGCTTCGTCGTGCTGGTGCTGTTCGTCCTGCCCGCGATCCTGGCGGGCGAGGACCCGCTGTGGGTCGCGGTCGTCGGCGCCGGGCTGATCATGTTCGTGGCGCTGTACGTGAGCCACGGCGTCAGCGCCCGCACGTCCACCGCCGTGCTCGGCACCCTGGTCAGCCTGGCGCTGATCGGCGCGCTGGGCGCCCTGTTCGGCGCGGGCGCGCGGCTGACCGGCCTGGACGAGCAGACCGCGAACCTGGTCACCATCCTCGGCCACGGCATCGACACCAGGGGCCTGCTGCTCGCGGCCACGATCATCGGCGCGCTGGGCGTGCTGGACGACGTGACCGTGACGCAGACCAGCGCGGTGTGGGAGCTGCGGGCGGCCAACCCGTCGATGGGCTTCCGGCAGCTGTACGCGGCGGGCGCGCGGATCGGCCGGGACCACCTGTCGTCGGTGGTGAACACGCTGGTGATGGCGTACGCGGGCGCGGCGCTGCCGCTGATGCTGTCGTTCGCGCTGTCCGGCCAGGACCTGGGCACGATCCTGACCGCGCAGGACGTGGCGCAGGAGGTCGTGCAGACCCTGGTCGGCAGCGTCGGCCTGGTCGCGGCGGTGCCGGTGACCACGGCGCTGGCCGCGTTCGTCGCGGCGCGCGAGGAGGTCGTGGCCGGGGACGGCGGGGAGACCGGCGAGAAGCCCGCCCCCGCGAACGACGACGCGGACGAGAACGCGGACGAGAACGCGGACGACGAGCCGGTGGCGGCGGAGCGGGCTCCCGAGCCCACCCCGCCGCCCGCCAGGAGCCGGATCGCGGGCGACCTGCGCTACGGCTACGACCCGAGCAAGGAGTGGGAGCGGGTCAGCCCGCGACCAGCACCGCCACCAGCGCTGCCAAGGCGGGTCCGGCCTGCACGAAGAGGATTCGACGACTGA